A stretch of the Pan troglodytes isolate AG18354 chromosome 20, NHGRI_mPanTro3-v2.0_pri, whole genome shotgun sequence genome encodes the following:
- the TEX45 gene encoding stabilizer of axonemal microtubules 5: MATGALLPCPRPCPMSRLDFLKASHFSLGPDLRLHEGTMRTTSHRDFAYPAATREPPSLQPPPALLFPMDPRWDREERVSEAHRAFPPPSTPPWELLQAQARERTLAMQASNLHLHEDAHAGIGLSNAHAAYGWPELPARTRERIRGARLIFDRDSLPPGDRDKLRIPPTTHQALFPPHDARPQPRAPSCHLGGPNTLKWDYTRQDGTSYQRQFQALPGPPALRCKRASSRVELGDCKISYGSTCSEQKQAYRPQGLPEDRYDKAQAAAHIHCVNIRPGDGLFRDRTTKAEHFYAREPEPFVLHHDQTPESHILKGNWCPGPGSLDTFMQHFYGQPPPPTQPPSRHVPHEKLQSHVTLGEPKLLKRFFKTTMGSDYCPSEWRQVQKAPNLHLQQSNLPRGTGEFDFLTMNQKMLKPHRTPPAPVTEEMLQRCKYSHMEPPLGGLRFFSTQYKDEFPFKYQGPAALRLKNPQEGFVPLGTPHQRGCREKIDPLVPQPPMYPCPSQQ, from the exons ATGGCCACAGGCGCCCTCCTGCCGTGCCCGCGCCCGTGCCCGATGTCCCGGCTGGACTTCCTCAAGGCCTCGCACTTCTCGCTGGGGCCTGACCTGCGGCTGCACGAGGGCACCATGCGCACCACGTCGCACCGGGACTTTGCCTACCCGGCTGCCACTCGGGAGCCGCCGAGCCTGCAGCCGCCGCCCGCGCTGCTTTTCCCAATGGACCCGCGCTGGGACCGGGAAGAGCGCGTGTCGGAGGCGCACCGCGCGTTCCCGCCGCCATCCACGCCGCCGTGGGAGCTGCTGCAAGCGCAGGCGCGGGAACGCACGCTCGCCATGCAGGCCAGCAACCTGCACCTGCACGAGGACGCGCACGCCGGGATCGGCCTCTCCAACGCGCACGCCGCCTACGGCTGGCCCGAGCTGCCGGCGCGCACCCGAGAGCGGATCCGCGGCGCGCGCCTCATCTTCGACCGCGACTCCCTGCCTCCTGGCGACCGCGACAAGTTGCGCATCCCGCCCACCACGCACCAGGCGCTCTTTCCACCCCACGACGCGCGCCCGCAGCCTCGCGCGCCCAGTTGCCACCTCG GGGGCCCCAACACCCTCAAGTGGGACTACACGAGACAAGATGGGACTTCCTACCAAAGACAGTTCCAGGCCCTGCCAGGCCCACCTGCCTTGAGGTGTAAGAGG GCCTCCTCCAGAGTGGAGCTGGGAGACTGCAAGATCAGCTATGGATCAACGTGTTCGGAGCAGAAACAGGCCTACAGGCCCCAGGGTCTGCCTGAAGATAG GTATGACAAGGCCCAGGCCGCAGCCCACATCCACTGTGTAAATATCCGTCCTGGTGACGGCCTCTTCCGCGACAGGACCACCAAGGCCGAGCACTTCTATGCCAGGGAGCCAG AGCCTTTTGTTCTTCACCACGATCAGACTCCAGAGTCGCACATCCTGAAAGGAAATTGGTGCCCCGGCCCCGGCAGTCTGGACACCTTCATGCAGCACTTCTACGGCCAG CCGCCACCCCCGACCCAGCCACCCAGCCGCCACGTGCCTCATGAGAAATTGCAGAGTCATGTGACCCTAGGGGAGCCAAAGCTACTCAAACGCTTCTTCAAGACCACCATGGGCTCGGACTACTGCCCCTCAGAGTGGAGGCAGGTGCAGAAAGCGCCCAACCTCCACTTGCAGCAAAGCAACCTGCCGCGGGGCACGGGCG AATTCGATTTTTTAACCATGAACCAGAAGATGCTGAAGCCACACAGAACACCTCCGGCCCCGGTGACTGAAGAGATGCTACAGCGG TGCAAGTACAGCCACATGGAGCCCCCTCTGGGTGGACTGCGCTTCTTCTCAACACAATACAAGGACGAGTTTCCTTTCAAGTACCAGGGCCCAGCAGCCCTGAGACTGAAAAATCCTCAGGAGGGCTTCGTGCCCCTGGGCACGCCTCACCAGCGCGGCTGCAGGGAGAAGATAGACCCTCTGGTCCCCCAGCCCCCTATGTACCCGTGCCCCAGCCAGCAATAA